A part of Verrucomicrobiota bacterium genomic DNA contains:
- a CDS encoding DUF4097 family beta strand repeat-containing protein: MTLRTCLLLVGLGLLWALGVINCRLNVNFQQASEDRRLSVPPVAGSGLEVRTAFGGISVVADSGVTNVEIIAKINAGGETLEEAKTNLSRVLVKTERRSEQVLAIWMEAPKLSRFGAGCSFEVRVPEAKGIKARTSNGAIHLQGLGGAVDAETSFGSVTVRKQRGPVTLRSSNGAISAEQIAGSVKANTSFGHITARDVEGKVDATTSNGGIEVVKAGDAVQATTAFGTVTIRDVAGKTAVRNSNGAIKIEKIRGDVTASTSFGSVEAREVTGAADLSSLNGTLTYAPAKGNENTFQLTATFGAVTVYLPSSAKGTIKAATSFGNIQVDGPRKPISVTGEKEQKQIVLTDSGGVSEIRTSNGAIRVHLE; this comes from the coding sequence ATGACACTTCGTACCTGTCTTTTACTTGTCGGCTTGGGGTTGTTGTGGGCGCTGGGGGTAATCAATTGCCGCCTTAACGTAAATTTCCAACAAGCCAGCGAGGATCGGCGCCTGAGTGTGCCGCCGGTGGCGGGCAGCGGTTTGGAGGTGCGGACGGCCTTCGGTGGCATCTCGGTGGTGGCCGATTCCGGCGTGACGAACGTGGAGATCATCGCCAAAATCAATGCTGGCGGGGAGACTTTGGAAGAAGCCAAAACCAACCTGTCGCGCGTTCTGGTCAAAACCGAGCGTCGTTCCGAACAGGTGCTGGCCATCTGGATGGAAGCCCCGAAGCTCTCGCGCTTCGGTGCCGGTTGCTCGTTCGAGGTGCGCGTGCCGGAGGCCAAAGGGATCAAAGCCAGAACCTCCAACGGCGCGATTCATTTGCAGGGCCTGGGCGGCGCGGTGGATGCCGAAACCAGCTTTGGGAGCGTGACCGTGAGGAAGCAGCGCGGTCCGGTCACCCTGCGTTCTTCCAATGGCGCGATTTCCGCCGAGCAGATCGCGGGCTCTGTCAAAGCCAACACCTCGTTTGGGCATATCACGGCGCGCGACGTGGAGGGCAAGGTGGACGCCACCACCAGCAATGGCGGCATCGAAGTGGTCAAGGCGGGCGATGCGGTGCAAGCGACCACGGCGTTTGGCACGGTGACGATCCGGGATGTGGCCGGCAAAACGGCCGTTCGCAACTCGAACGGCGCGATCAAAATCGAGAAAATCCGCGGCGACGTCACGGCCAGCACCTCCTTTGGTTCTGTCGAGGCCCGGGAGGTCACGGGTGCCGCCGATCTTTCCAGCCTCAATGGCACGCTCACGTACGCGCCCGCCAAAGGCAATGAGAATACCTTCCAGTTGACGGCCACCTTTGGCGCGGTGACGGTCTATTTGCCATCGAGCGCCAAGGGCACCATCAAAGCCGCGACCTCCTTCGGCAACATCCAGGTGGATGGACCGCGCAAACCGATTTCCGTTACCGGCGAAAAGGAACAAAAGCAGATCGTGCTGACGGATTCCGGCGGGGTGTCTGAAATTCGAACTTCCAACGGTGCCATCCGGGTGCATTTGGAATAG
- a CDS encoding radical SAM protein has product MMKPRPEILLVTPPYHSGVVESAGSWLPLGLLYVGGALQRAGFGVALYDAMTRFDTLEQVRETIRREQPNAVFVSCITATVVDGMEVCRVAKEELPQVLTVLGNTHPHFMYEEILREHPEVDVVVRAEGEETSVDLMRAWQADASLSRVPGIAYREGDRIVTTPPRLFITDLDALEPSWNLVPWKEYSYRPKPGSTLAVVSSSRGCKQHCSFCSQRLFWKESWRAVSAERFVNQLEMLRDTHGVDVVMLADEIPSLDPVRWSKILDLLIERNLGTALLLETRVDDILRDADLLPRYRKAGIEHIYVGVESVNQATLDLFKKDAKVEQGKRAIELINQHEMISETSFVMGMPDETTADMQRTVELAKFFDPDMAFFLAITPWPYADLYNDVKDHIAVRDYRKYNLVEPVIKPVAMTLDEVREQLFSGFREFYQNKMRRMHTMPPWKQEFMKTLMKLLMEHSYLRDQMAGLGHPSGMAETPAAAMKHPMSPELAVISSIPLNAGAIT; this is encoded by the coding sequence ATGATGAAACCACGCCCTGAAATTTTGCTAGTGACGCCGCCCTACCACTCGGGAGTGGTGGAGTCGGCTGGGTCGTGGCTGCCGTTGGGGCTGCTGTATGTGGGCGGGGCGCTTCAACGCGCGGGTTTTGGCGTGGCGCTGTATGATGCCATGACCCGGTTCGACACGTTGGAACAAGTGCGCGAAACGATCCGCCGTGAACAGCCGAATGCCGTGTTTGTTTCCTGCATCACCGCCACGGTGGTGGATGGCATGGAAGTTTGCCGCGTCGCCAAGGAAGAATTGCCGCAAGTACTGACCGTGCTGGGTAATACCCATCCCCACTTCATGTATGAGGAAATCCTGCGCGAACATCCGGAGGTGGATGTAGTGGTGCGGGCGGAAGGCGAGGAGACCTCGGTGGACCTGATGCGGGCCTGGCAGGCGGATGCCAGCCTCAGTCGCGTGCCAGGCATTGCTTATCGGGAGGGCGACCGGATTGTGACGACTCCCCCCCGCCTCTTTATCACCGATCTGGATGCGCTCGAACCATCCTGGAATCTCGTGCCGTGGAAGGAATACAGTTATCGGCCCAAACCCGGCAGCACGCTTGCCGTCGTTTCCTCCTCGCGCGGCTGCAAGCAGCATTGTTCGTTTTGTTCCCAGCGCCTTTTCTGGAAGGAATCCTGGCGGGCGGTTTCCGCGGAACGGTTCGTCAACCAATTGGAGATGCTGCGCGATACGCACGGTGTGGATGTGGTCATGCTCGCCGATGAAATCCCCTCCCTGGACCCGGTGCGCTGGAGCAAAATCCTGGACCTGCTGATTGAGCGCAACCTGGGCACGGCGCTGCTGTTGGAAACCCGGGTGGACGATATTCTGCGCGACGCCGACCTGTTGCCGCGCTATCGCAAGGCAGGCATCGAGCATATCTATGTGGGCGTGGAATCCGTCAACCAGGCTACGCTGGACCTGTTCAAGAAGGACGCCAAGGTCGAGCAGGGCAAGCGCGCCATCGAGTTGATCAACCAGCACGAGATGATTTCGGAAACTTCCTTTGTCATGGGCATGCCGGATGAAACCACGGCGGACATGCAGCGCACGGTGGAACTCGCCAAGTTCTTTGATCCGGATATGGCGTTTTTTCTCGCCATCACACCGTGGCCCTATGCCGATCTGTATAACGACGTCAAAGATCATATCGCCGTGCGGGATTACCGGAAATACAACCTGGTGGAACCCGTGATTAAGCCGGTCGCCATGACCCTTGATGAAGTGCGCGAGCAGCTTTTCAGCGGGTTCCGCGAGTTTTACCAGAACAAGATGCGGCGTATGCATACCATGCCGCCATGGAAGCAGGAGTTCATGAAAACCCTCATGAAACTGCTGATGGAACATTCGTATCTGCGCGATCAAATGGCCGGGTTGGGACACCCTTCAGGGATGGCCGAAACACCGGCAGCAGCGATGAAACATCCGATGTCTCCGGAACTGGCGGTCATCAGTTCAATCCCCCTTAACGCAGGAGCAATAACATGA
- a CDS encoding transposase, whose amino-acid sequence MNDDTKSSPGAVESPLHLNKFAHRSAGETDPVVPGSESQTIFIKKTAEESAAHLPQAAPGEDDAFGLPIKDMLGVITYCYVRGVFSSKEIAEKLKQDPELRKSFGKHLPDEADIKAFRRSYAAEIEDLLETVFRAFPPNASKTDGAQGVGQTEIVHREAVDRLHDANWEDSMRRHLH is encoded by the coding sequence ATGAATGACGATACCAAATCTTCGCCAGGAGCGGTGGAATCACCGTTGCATTTAAACAAATTTGCGCACCGATCAGCGGGTGAAACCGATCCGGTGGTACCGGGAAGCGAAAGCCAGACCATCTTCATTAAGAAAACCGCGGAGGAATCGGCGGCACACCTGCCGCAAGCCGCTCCGGGAGAGGATGACGCGTTTGGACTCCCCATCAAAGACATGCTGGGAGTAATCACGTACTGCTACGTCCGGGGCGTTTTCAGCTCGAAGGAGATCGCCGAAAAACTGAAACAGGACCCGGAGTTGCGCAAAAGCTTCGGCAAACACTTGCCGGACGAAGCGGATATCAAGGCCTTTCGCCGGAGTTATGCGGCGGAGATCGAGGACCTGCTTGAAACCGTATTCCGGGCTTTCCCGCCCAACGCCTCGAAAACAGACGGAGCGCAAGGCGTTGGCCAAACCGAAATCGTGCATCGCGAGGCGGTTGATCGGTTGCACGACGCCAACTGGGAAGACTCCATGCGCCGACATTTGCACTGA
- a CDS encoding immunoglobulin domain-containing protein: MKALYQCVIRLAQSARMFHGGLDLPVRCKEIDHSAIRNPQSAIAAFRLLTSTATNIAVLAIVCGLSVTLAQAASPVATALGAYTEQVVVPTRLAVDAAGNLYVTDSKAGRVVVFNGFGQVTAVKSGFQKPLGIAVDGNGRIFVGEMQTGSVSVFDAQWNLLYKVGVGDTEFAMPNHLAIDAAPGGDILYVADSPANAIKAYRDGKFVFQLGGQGTNAAVFDFPTGVFVSAIGELFVVDQNNDQVQVFDRNGGLLRAFSLVTPLGGMGLGAAGGRSQGITGDAQGRLYVADSFQSIVRVFDSQGVYLSKIGALGDGVGQLATPTSVALDGYGRLFVAAPNNGRVEVFGLDSFNHVSVLPARPVVAAGSVVTLSVTAGGSGPFSYQWRKGGISLVDGGRISGATSGTLTLTGVMPPDSGNYSVYVTGPMGDFTSATAPLTVLVPLSITSITTNQMVVQGTNVLLTAGIAGDAPVIQWQFNGLDIPGATAYTFLLSNVTPDNSGKYSLVVNNAVSSTSAVTALKVITPPAPPRLDVTAHDPATGIQFTLTGIPGCTYYLDGSTNLIDWVNLSGVNNESGTVDIVVPDGDIQSRQFYRLRWVP; the protein is encoded by the coding sequence ATGAAAGCATTGTATCAATGTGTCATTCGCTTGGCGCAATCCGCCCGCATGTTTCACGGCGGGCTTGATTTGCCTGTCCGTTGTAAGGAGATAGACCATTCCGCAATCCGCAATCCGCAATCCGCAATCGCCGCGTTCCGTCTCCTTACCTCGACGGCTACAAATATCGCTGTGCTGGCCATCGTATGTGGCTTGTCCGTGACCTTGGCCCAAGCCGCTTCACCCGTCGCGACTGCGCTGGGTGCGTACACCGAGCAAGTGGTGGTGCCCACGCGGTTGGCGGTGGATGCCGCTGGCAACCTGTATGTCACCGATAGTAAAGCTGGGCGGGTGGTTGTGTTTAATGGGTTTGGTCAGGTCACGGCGGTCAAATCGGGTTTTCAGAAACCGCTGGGCATTGCCGTGGATGGCAATGGGCGCATTTTCGTGGGCGAAATGCAGACCGGCAGCGTCAGCGTTTTTGATGCCCAGTGGAATCTGCTCTATAAAGTGGGGGTTGGTGACACTGAATTTGCCATGCCCAATCATCTTGCCATAGACGCGGCACCTGGCGGCGATATCCTGTATGTGGCGGACAGTCCGGCAAATGCCATCAAGGCATATCGCGATGGCAAGTTCGTCTTCCAATTGGGCGGGCAGGGGACCAATGCCGCAGTATTTGATTTTCCGACGGGCGTGTTTGTGAGTGCCATTGGGGAACTGTTTGTCGTGGATCAGAACAATGATCAGGTGCAGGTCTTTGATCGCAATGGCGGATTACTGCGGGCCTTTTCCCTGGTGACACCGCTCGGGGGCATGGGGTTGGGCGCGGCCGGCGGCAGGTCGCAGGGCATCACGGGCGATGCCCAAGGCCGTCTCTATGTGGCGGATTCCTTTCAAAGCATTGTGCGCGTATTTGATTCGCAGGGCGTGTATCTTTCCAAAATCGGCGCGCTGGGCGATGGCGTTGGGCAGCTCGCCACGCCCACCTCCGTGGCCTTGGATGGGTATGGCCGCCTATTTGTCGCCGCACCAAACAATGGGCGGGTGGAGGTGTTTGGCCTGGATTCCTTTAACCATGTCTCGGTCCTGCCCGCGCGCCCGGTTGTGGCGGCCGGAAGCGTGGTGACCTTGTCGGTGACGGCTGGCGGCTCCGGGCCGTTCAGTTACCAATGGCGCAAGGGCGGCATCAGCCTGGTTGATGGTGGACGCATCTCGGGGGCCACCAGTGGCACCTTGACCCTGACGGGCGTTATGCCGCCGGATAGCGGCAATTACTCGGTCTATGTCACGGGTCCGATGGGTGATTTTACCAGCGCCACCGCGCCGCTGACCGTGCTGGTGCCGTTGAGCATCACCAGCATTACCACCAACCAGATGGTGGTCCAGGGCACCAATGTGCTCCTGACTGCCGGCATCGCGGGTGACGCCCCCGTCATCCAATGGCAATTCAACGGGCTGGATATTCCCGGTGCGACCGCCTATACTTTCTTGTTGAGCAATGTGACACCCGACAATAGCGGAAAGTATTCCCTGGTGGTCAACAACGCGGTGAGCAGCACCAGTGCAGTCACGGCACTCAAAGTCATCACTCCGCCCGCGCCGCCGCGTTTGGATGTCACCGCTCATGATCCCGCCACCGGGATCCAATTCACCCTGACGGGCATTCCCGGTTGTACGTATTACCTGGATGGCAGCACCAACCTCATTGACTGGGTGAACCTGTCGGGGGTGAACAACGAATCCGGCACGGTGGATATTGTGGTGCCGGATGGTGATATCCAATCGCGTCAATTTTATCGGCTGCGCTGGGTGCCGTGA
- the ccsA gene encoding cytochrome c biogenesis protein CcsA, producing MSPFAWETVCHWSAVALYIAATVGFAYALFFGGLPKQIVSSTSSNPEPDSAIRNPQSAIQGALWVTVAGLAMHSVALVLRYIHVGHGPYMLKYEVLSSNAWITIVMLLLFVWRKPNWAPLALLALPVSILMVGLGLFTNPEARNLPPTLRSLWLVFHVIFNKLAVGAFILSMASAIVLLRKLKGASGRWLDRLPAPDVVEAYTVRFIGFGFVFWTTTIGAGAIWANQSWGRYWGWDPIETWSLVTWLAYAILLHARLFFRLKPATLAWGTISCFVLSVLTVLIFPFVFPSMHSAYFQ from the coding sequence ATGAGCCCGTTTGCGTGGGAAACTGTCTGTCATTGGTCGGCTGTGGCGTTGTACATTGCCGCAACCGTCGGGTTTGCGTACGCCCTGTTTTTCGGCGGTCTGCCGAAACAAATAGTCAGTTCGACATCCTCAAATCCAGAGCCTGATTCTGCAATCCGCAATCCGCAATCCGCAATTCAGGGGGCGCTTTGGGTGACCGTGGCCGGCTTGGCGATGCATTCGGTGGCGCTGGTTCTGCGCTATATCCATGTGGGCCATGGCCCGTACATGCTCAAGTACGAGGTGCTCTCCTCCAATGCCTGGATCACGATTGTGATGTTGCTCCTGTTTGTCTGGCGCAAACCCAATTGGGCTCCGCTCGCCCTGCTGGCCTTGCCGGTCTCCATCCTGATGGTGGGCTTGGGCCTATTCACCAATCCAGAGGCGCGCAACCTGCCGCCCACGCTGCGCTCGCTGTGGCTCGTGTTCCATGTCATTTTTAACAAACTGGCGGTAGGGGCGTTCATTCTCTCCATGGCTTCCGCCATTGTGCTATTAAGGAAACTCAAGGGCGCTTCAGGCCGCTGGCTGGATCGTCTGCCCGCGCCGGATGTCGTCGAGGCGTACACGGTACGATTCATCGGTTTCGGCTTTGTTTTCTGGACAACTACGATTGGTGCCGGCGCCATCTGGGCCAACCAGAGTTGGGGGCGCTACTGGGGATGGGACCCGATTGAAACCTGGTCGCTGGTGACCTGGCTGGCCTACGCCATTTTGTTGCATGCCCGATTGTTTTTCCGCCTGAAACCGGCCACGCTGGCCTGGGGTACGATTTCGTGCTTTGTGCTTTCGGTGCTGACCGTGTTGATTTTCCCATTTGTTTTTCCGTCCATGCATTCGGCCTATTTCCAATGA
- a CDS encoding GDSL-type esterase/lipase family protein encodes MKPLLATTLLLTLMGLAQSSDTRAAETKPPFGENVQFRGSLNNARLQFTVHKKGRVAFMGGSITEMDGYRPMVCDALKKRFPETEFTFIDAGISSTCSTSGAFRLDRDVLGGGPVDLFFIEFAVNDDQDGHHTRAECIRGLEGIIRHARQNNPNTDIIITFFVNEGMLKALQSGVTPLTIEAHEAVAKHYAITTINLAKEAAEEITAGMLTWKQYGGVHPAPFGNAICARMIDEAFNRAWQEPLTKTAALVAHPLPQPLDPLNYSAGRFIDPKLAKIKNGWSTGIPDWNSLAGGKRARFKTIPMLCATVAGAELSLEFEGTAIGAFIVAGPDAGIAEASVDGGPFRPVDLFHAYSKGLHYPRTVLLGSELTGGKHTLTLRMAGETKSAGHAMRIMQFVAN; translated from the coding sequence ATGAAACCGTTGCTTGCCACCACTCTGCTTTTGACTCTCATGGGCCTCGCCCAATCGTCTGACACGCGCGCTGCCGAGACGAAGCCGCCTTTTGGCGAAAATGTCCAATTCCGCGGCAGCCTCAATAACGCGCGTCTCCAATTTACCGTTCACAAGAAAGGGCGCGTCGCCTTCATGGGCGGCTCGATTACCGAGATGGATGGCTACCGTCCCATGGTGTGCGACGCTTTGAAAAAGCGATTCCCAGAAACGGAGTTCACCTTTATTGATGCCGGGATCTCCTCCACGTGCTCGACCAGCGGCGCGTTTCGTCTGGATCGGGACGTGCTTGGCGGCGGGCCCGTGGATTTGTTCTTCATCGAGTTTGCGGTGAACGACGACCAGGATGGACATCATACGCGTGCCGAGTGCATCCGTGGGCTCGAAGGGATCATTCGTCATGCCAGGCAGAATAACCCGAACACGGACATTATCATCACGTTCTTCGTGAACGAAGGCATGCTCAAGGCCCTCCAGTCGGGCGTTACGCCGCTCACCATCGAGGCGCACGAGGCTGTCGCGAAACACTATGCCATCACCACCATCAACCTTGCCAAGGAGGCCGCTGAGGAAATCACCGCTGGCATGTTGACCTGGAAACAATACGGGGGCGTACACCCCGCGCCGTTTGGAAACGCCATCTGCGCCCGGATGATTGATGAAGCCTTCAACCGCGCGTGGCAAGAGCCGCTCACCAAAACCGCCGCCCTCGTCGCGCATCCGTTGCCCCAGCCGCTTGATCCCCTCAACTACAGTGCGGGTCGCTTTATTGACCCGAAACTCGCCAAAATCAAAAATGGATGGTCCACGGGCATCCCTGACTGGAATTCGCTCGCGGGTGGAAAACGCGCGCGCTTTAAAACCATCCCCATGCTTTGCGCCACCGTGGCGGGAGCCGAATTATCACTTGAGTTTGAAGGTACGGCCATCGGCGCATTCATCGTCGCCGGACCGGATGCGGGAATTGCGGAAGCGAGCGTTGATGGCGGGCCGTTCCGTCCGGTGGATCTGTTCCATGCCTATAGCAAAGGCTTGCATTATCCGCGCACGGTGCTGCTCGGTTCCGAGTTGACCGGTGGCAAACATACGTTGACCCTGCGCATGGCTGGCGAAACCAAGAGCGCCGGCCACGCCATGCGGATCATGCAGTTCGTTGCGAATTAA
- a CDS encoding cytochrome c biogenesis protein ResB, whose protein sequence is MPNAVKQLLRSPRVILGEMVGIAFAGVIGAVLPQAGTATAAELARLHESGPFVLALVQTFALDHIFRSVWFLVLTGLLSGSLLIIVVEQVQRLWAQWSLRLSPAHFQSAPFVAEFERPVVSSTRETITRLHIWSEKRLGLAGSAVFHLGLLLVITAGAWRALFGADAVVDLMEGETLAPQASAWAAQWPGVWGKPVCLDQPIILKTVKARRYEDGDLRELKVILDMPGGGRTQSVEVAVNQDLHLSGERLFLAADFGPAALLEWRNQGHDPIFQSVLLTEQGNSGFVASVAGPNGLCAHLRGQMDDAGHPSSVLEVRVMRDQALLYLGDARVGQTCVLADGVKLVLHGTPLWARLRGSHDAALWLAYAGFVLVMAGAAMIFMIIKVDGCVMITPVGERERVFIALKPQRFAPLFRERFEQLVRENGGSLPQPAIAHPQLESPVPCSRRGKETEHSAIRNPQSAISGLLASTATKVGEKCGLAGWLLLALCLFGQTGCQNHDLAEARQLVERYNQVVSEAYRRGDIKLVDPVVGPNEGKKLTGLIGVRLDLGITLDSRLLALEVIEVSKAKDELRVRTKERWHYRDLKIGSGQQVGEASLDNYEMLYIFKKIDKAWMVDEIKFTTPPQVSRKQTPWIADRAALHGMAGPTNAKEGAKP, encoded by the coding sequence GTGCCAAACGCCGTTAAACAGCTCCTAAGATCGCCGAGAGTCATCCTCGGTGAGATGGTGGGAATTGCCTTTGCTGGGGTGATTGGCGCGGTATTGCCACAAGCGGGCACCGCGACTGCGGCAGAGTTGGCTCGTCTGCATGAAAGCGGGCCGTTCGTTCTGGCTCTGGTGCAAACTTTTGCGCTTGATCATATTTTCCGAAGTGTCTGGTTTCTGGTTCTGACAGGGTTGCTCTCGGGTTCCCTATTGATCATCGTGGTGGAACAAGTTCAACGATTATGGGCGCAATGGTCGTTGCGCTTGAGTCCGGCCCATTTTCAATCCGCGCCATTCGTCGCGGAATTTGAAAGACCGGTGGTCTCATCTACACGGGAAACCATCACTCGCCTTCATATTTGGAGCGAAAAGCGTCTGGGGTTGGCAGGTTCCGCAGTGTTTCATCTGGGCCTATTGCTGGTCATCACCGCTGGTGCCTGGCGTGCTTTATTTGGGGCGGACGCGGTGGTGGATTTGATGGAAGGCGAAACCTTGGCACCGCAGGCTTCGGCCTGGGCGGCCCAATGGCCCGGCGTCTGGGGAAAGCCCGTCTGCCTGGATCAGCCGATCATCCTGAAGACGGTCAAGGCAAGACGCTACGAAGATGGCGATTTACGCGAACTTAAAGTGATTCTGGATATGCCAGGGGGTGGCCGAACCCAATCTGTGGAGGTGGCGGTCAATCAGGATTTGCATCTCTCAGGGGAACGGCTTTTTTTGGCGGCGGATTTTGGGCCTGCTGCCTTGCTGGAATGGCGAAACCAAGGCCATGATCCAATTTTTCAGAGTGTATTGCTGACGGAACAGGGAAACAGCGGTTTTGTCGCGTCGGTTGCGGGTCCCAATGGCCTCTGTGCCCATTTGCGCGGACAGATGGATGACGCCGGTCATCCGTCATCGGTGCTGGAAGTGCGGGTGATGCGTGATCAAGCACTACTTTATCTCGGAGATGCCCGCGTAGGCCAAACCTGCGTGCTTGCAGACGGCGTAAAACTGGTATTGCACGGCACACCTCTTTGGGCGCGGTTGCGCGGCAGTCATGACGCGGCGTTGTGGCTGGCCTATGCCGGCTTTGTCCTGGTTATGGCGGGTGCCGCCATGATATTCATGATCATCAAAGTAGATGGTTGTGTGATGATCACTCCCGTGGGTGAGCGGGAGCGGGTATTCATCGCCTTGAAGCCACAGCGTTTCGCTCCGCTATTCCGGGAACGTTTTGAACAATTGGTGCGGGAGAATGGTGGTTCTCTCCCACAGCCAGCCATTGCTCATCCTCAGCTTGAATCGCCGGTTCCATGTAGCCGTCGAGGTAAGGAGACGGAACATTCCGCAATCCGCAATCCGCAATCCGCAATTTCCGGTCTCCTTGCTTCGACGGCTACGAAGGTGGGTGAGAAATGCGGATTAGCCGGCTGGCTTTTGCTGGCGCTCTGTTTGTTTGGCCAGACCGGTTGCCAGAACCATGATCTGGCCGAGGCGCGCCAACTAGTGGAACGCTACAATCAAGTAGTCTCCGAGGCCTATCGCCGGGGCGACATCAAGCTGGTGGACCCGGTGGTGGGACCCAATGAAGGCAAGAAGCTAACCGGCTTGATCGGCGTTCGGCTGGATTTGGGCATCACGCTGGATTCCCGTCTGTTGGCGCTGGAAGTGATCGAGGTGTCCAAGGCGAAGGATGAACTGCGTGTCCGCACCAAAGAGCGATGGCATTATCGCGATTTAAAAATTGGCAGCGGGCAACAAGTGGGTGAAGCTTCCCTGGATAACTACGAGATGCTGTATATTTTTAAGAAAATTGATAAGGCTTGGATGGTGGACGAGATCAAGTTCACCACCCCGCCGCAGGTTAGCCGCAAGCAGACCCCTTGGATTGCGGATCGCGCCGCCCTGCATGGCATGGCGGGACCAACCAACGCAAAGGAGGGAGCCAAACCATGA